ATCGTTGTATCCAGCAATGCCAGAACTGGCTGCCAGGTCTGGATAACCCAATTTTTTTGGCATCCGCAATTCCCGCAAACTCGTCGCACCGCCAATCCAGAAACCGTCGCCTTGCCGTGCCACATGAACGGTAAAGAAGTTATTGGCAATGTGGCCATAGTCTGCCACGTAAATTGGCGTAATCGATTGTTTCAACACCCAATCATAGACCTTTTCCAAGGCGGAGAGGGAGGCCTGCTTGGTCGCCGAATACCAGTGCGTATAGATGTCGATGGGCTTCAAACGATGTGGCTTGTCGGTCATCTCGAAGGTCTGAATGACATTGACGAAGCCCCAGAATGGCCCATGCCACTGATTGGTAAAATAATCTTCGTTCGCGTCCGGGGCGAAGACCTGCAGCCACTTGCCGCGGAAAATACCAATCGGGGGTACCGCGGTGATACTGGAATCTTTCTTGCTGATATAGCTGTCACCACCGTTGATATTCATCAGGCCTGCACTGTAGGCCAGCCCGACCACCTCTGCATCGGGATCGCAATCCCCCGACCATTGGTCGATCACGACTTTTTTGTCTGCGGGAGCCAAGTGCTTGTCGATCCATTCGGCGGCACCTACGGCCTCCATATAGGGGCTGAATTTGTATCCGGGAACTGGGAGATTGATCCCTGGAAAATCCTTCCCCGCCTCTATCGCGGGCCAATTGAAGGGATGCGACCACATGTGCGAGCCAATCTCGACATAGGGCAAGCGAAAAATTTCCCGCGCCACCTTGGTGCCCAAGGGGGCGAGTGCCGGATACAGGCCCCGATCCCCCTGTAACAAATCTCCAACGATGACGGAGCCGGTAAACGGTAAGCGATATTTTTCCAGGATCCGGTGCATGTAGACTTCACCGGCAATATGGTAGGGCGGGAATTGCGCCCGGCTGACGAAACCATCGCCGTCGGTATGGGCCATGAACAGGCGACGTCCGCTCTCGGTCGTGGTATCGGGCACCGGCATCGACGGCAGGCGCAGGGCCTCCCGGTACAACGCAAAAGGGTCCACCAGCCAGCGCGTGTCTTTGTTCGGCAAGGTCGTGAGCACATAGGGAGACAAAACATAGCCGCCCCAAGGGGTAATGGCCGCTGCCGCTTCCTGCGCACCTGCAGCTCCTCGCACCTGTAACCAGACTTTGCTTCCCGACGGGGCATCAGTCGTCAGGAAATCGCGCGTACTCGCCTGAATAGGCATCTCATAATTCATTTCCTTGCTGGCATTCTCGATTTGGGCAGAAGCCTCCGTTGCCGAGCGTGGCCGAGACATGTCTAACGCCTGATACAGGCCGGCATCGAGATCATCCTGAAAATCGCCCAGCAATAGGATGGGGATTCCCGCCTTTTTGGCCTCGCGCAACCAGTGCGAGAGGCCGGCGACATCATCGATGGGGTCCCCGTCACTCCAGAAGACAACGCCGGCATATTCCCCTGCATGCACCGCTTTGGGAAGGCCCTCCGAGAGGCGACGAAACTCCGGAATATAGCCCAGGTACTCGAGGGGCATCGCGCCATTGGCA
The window above is part of the Acidithiobacillus acidisediminis genome. Proteins encoded here:
- a CDS encoding endo alpha-1,4 polygalactosaminidase, whose translation is MRLNYFWQAVHALVAAALLLIFACGASAQAALSPSVGFYYGDGAAPSGFQDFDWVVVNPGAQRLPRDFAPQQKVFSYVSIGESTPGNSAYADLPASCVLGRNSAWGGKIIDLAQPQCRDYLLHKVIDPIWAEGYHGFFLDTLDSYEAVTQGAARQAQECGLVDLIAAIKAAHPQAELIANRGFSVLPKIHQDLVAVLAESLFREWDQATHSYRQVSEANRQALIAQLHQAQSYGLPAMVIDYMPTQLNRQGWWEDAQKIRALGFIPYVTNAELTAVGAGAREPMPRHVLILYNSAGPEEYSTAFANGAMPLEYLGYIPEFRRLSEGLPKAVHAGEYAGVVFWSDGDPIDDVAGLSHWLREAKKAGIPILLLGDFQDDLDAGLYQALDMSRPRSATEASAQIENASKEMNYEMPIQASTRDFLTTDAPSGSKVWLQVRGAAGAQEAAAAITPWGGYVLSPYVLTTLPNKDTRWLVDPFALYREALRLPSMPVPDTTTESGRRLFMAHTDGDGFVSRAQFPPYHIAGEVYMHRILEKYRLPFTGSVIVGDLLQGDRGLYPALAPLGTKVAREIFRLPYVEIGSHMWSHPFNWPAIEAGKDFPGINLPVPGYKFSPYMEAVGAAEWIDKHLAPADKKVVIDQWSGDCDPDAEVVGLAYSAGLMNINGGDSYISKKDSSITAVPPIGIFRGKWLQVFAPDANEDYFTNQWHGPFWGFVNVIQTFEMTDKPHRLKPIDIYTHWYSATKQASLSALEKVYDWVLKQSITPIYVADYGHIANNFFTVHVARQGDGFWIGGATSLRELRMPKKLGYPDLAASSGIAGYNDTPNGAYYVHMDGKNSVYLALQPKIPQKPYIVSANAPISAFQENADGFTAQLDGFVPVQMHLANIQGCQLQLNGRPVSASSQVQSSAEHLRVDVRCPGA